The following proteins are co-located in the Streptosporangium brasiliense genome:
- the speB gene encoding agmatinase, whose translation MTEPRGPVDSSRVPRFAGPATFARLPRLDEVGRCDVAVVGVPFDSGVSYRPGARFGPSAVREASRLLRPYHPGLDVSPFAAVQVADAGDIACNPFDIGEAVETIEHAAGELQDAGARLVTIGGDHTIALPLLRSLARRHGPVALLHFDAHLDTWDTYFGAEYTHGTPFRRAVEEGILDTEAVGHVGTRGPLYGKKDLEDDRRMGFGIVTSADVMRRGVDEVVDALRQRIGDRPLYLSIDIDVLDPAHAPGTGTPEAGGLTSRELLEILRGLAGTNLVGADVVEVAPAYDHAEITSVAASHVAYDLVSLLALSAPSPEKTP comes from the coding sequence ATGACCGAACCTCGGGGGCCCGTCGACTCCTCCCGCGTCCCGCGTTTCGCCGGCCCGGCCACCTTCGCGCGGCTGCCGCGGCTGGACGAGGTCGGCCGCTGCGACGTGGCCGTGGTCGGGGTGCCGTTCGACAGTGGGGTCTCCTACCGCCCCGGCGCCCGCTTCGGCCCCTCGGCCGTCCGCGAGGCCAGCCGGCTGCTCCGGCCGTACCACCCGGGTCTGGACGTCTCGCCGTTCGCCGCCGTGCAGGTGGCCGACGCCGGGGACATCGCCTGCAACCCGTTCGACATCGGTGAGGCGGTCGAGACGATCGAGCACGCCGCCGGCGAGCTCCAGGACGCCGGGGCCAGGCTGGTGACGATCGGCGGCGACCACACGATCGCGCTGCCGCTGCTGCGCTCCCTGGCCCGCAGGCACGGCCCGGTGGCGCTGCTCCACTTCGACGCCCACCTCGACACCTGGGACACCTACTTCGGCGCCGAGTACACCCACGGCACGCCGTTCCGCCGGGCCGTCGAGGAGGGCATCCTCGACACCGAGGCGGTCGGTCACGTCGGCACGCGCGGCCCGCTGTACGGCAAGAAGGACCTCGAAGACGACAGGCGCATGGGCTTCGGCATCGTGACCTCGGCCGACGTGATGCGCCGGGGCGTGGACGAGGTCGTCGACGCGCTCCGGCAGCGGATCGGTGACCGGCCGCTGTATCTGTCCATCGACATCGACGTGCTCGACCCCGCGCACGCCCCCGGCACCGGCACCCCGGAGGCGGGCGGCCTGACCAGCCGCGAGCTGCTGGAGATCCTGCGCGGCCTGGCCGGGACCAACCTGGTCGGGGCCGACGTGGTCGAGGTCGCTCCCGCCTACGACCACGCCGAGATCACCTCGGTGGCCGCCTCCCACGTCGCCTACGACCTCGTCAGCCTGCTGGCGCTGTCCGCGCCCTCCCCGGAGAAGACCCCATGA
- a CDS encoding purine-cytosine permease family protein translates to MSDAPSITEIEQHGVERIPDADRTARPIDLFRLAFGGANTFATCVLGAFPILFGLSFWQGLAATVLGLVVGSLILAPLAVFGPVNGTNNAVSSSAHLGVHGRVVGSFLSLLTAIAFFSISVWSSGDALVGGAHRLVGLPESDFSYGLAYALFAGLVLVVCVYGFRFMLLVNKIAVAAASVLFVLGVLAFAGDFDPSYPGVFASTADPAFWPSFIGAALIVLSNPISFGAFLGDWSRYIPAATPRTRVMGAAFLAQLATLLPFLFGLATASIIATKAADYVDPAAPNYVGGLLAVSPAWYFLPVCLIALIGGMSTGTTALYGTGLDFSSVFPRFTRVQATVFIGVLSIGFIFLGRFALNLTQSISTFATLIITCTAPWMVIMMLGYVTRRGWYDPEALQVFNRRQRGGRYWFTHGWNWRGMAAWLLAAAMAILSVNIPGQFVGPLGDLAGGVDISLPLGLATAAVLYLVLLALFPEPRGVYGPAGPRMVRASDAEVPAITGAAAPPLAAEQV, encoded by the coding sequence ATGAGCGACGCCCCGTCCATCACCGAGATCGAGCAGCACGGCGTCGAGCGCATCCCGGACGCCGACCGCACGGCCCGCCCGATCGACCTTTTCCGCCTGGCGTTCGGCGGCGCGAACACCTTCGCCACCTGCGTGCTCGGCGCCTTCCCCATCCTGTTCGGTCTCTCCTTCTGGCAGGGGCTCGCGGCGACCGTGCTGGGCCTGGTGGTCGGCTCGCTGATCCTCGCGCCGCTGGCCGTCTTCGGCCCGGTGAACGGCACCAACAACGCCGTCTCCTCCTCGGCGCACCTGGGGGTGCACGGCCGCGTCGTCGGTTCGTTCCTCTCCCTGCTCACCGCGATCGCCTTCTTCTCGATCTCGGTCTGGTCCTCCGGCGACGCCCTGGTCGGCGGCGCGCACCGGCTGGTCGGGCTGCCGGAGTCGGACTTCTCCTACGGCCTGGCGTACGCGCTGTTCGCCGGGCTGGTGCTGGTCGTCTGCGTGTACGGCTTCCGCTTCATGCTGCTGGTCAACAAGATCGCGGTGGCGGCGGCCTCGGTGCTGTTCGTGCTCGGCGTCCTCGCCTTCGCCGGTGACTTCGACCCGTCCTACCCGGGGGTGTTCGCCTCCACGGCGGACCCGGCGTTCTGGCCGTCGTTCATCGGCGCCGCCCTGATCGTGCTCTCCAACCCGATCTCCTTCGGCGCTTTCCTCGGCGACTGGTCGCGTTACATCCCCGCCGCGACCCCGCGCACCCGGGTGATGGGCGCGGCGTTCCTGGCCCAGCTCGCCACGCTCCTGCCGTTCCTCTTCGGCCTGGCCACCGCGTCGATCATCGCGACCAAGGCCGCCGACTACGTCGACCCGGCCGCCCCGAACTACGTCGGCGGCCTGCTGGCGGTCTCACCCGCGTGGTACTTCCTGCCGGTCTGCCTCATCGCCCTGATCGGCGGCATGTCCACCGGCACCACCGCGCTGTACGGCACCGGCCTGGACTTCTCCAGCGTCTTCCCGCGCTTCACCCGAGTGCAGGCGACGGTGTTCATCGGCGTGCTGTCGATCGGCTTCATCTTCCTCGGCCGCTTCGCGCTCAACCTGACCCAGAGCATCTCCACCTTCGCCACCCTGATCATCACCTGCACCGCCCCCTGGATGGTGATCATGATGCTCGGCTACGTGACGCGCCGGGGCTGGTACGACCCCGAGGCCCTGCAGGTCTTCAACCGCCGCCAGCGCGGCGGGCGCTACTGGTTCACCCACGGCTGGAACTGGCGGGGCATGGCCGCCTGGCTCCTCGCCGCGGCCATGGCCATCCTGTCGGTCAACATCCCCGGGCAGTTCGTCGGCCCGCTCGGCGACCTCGCCGGCGGCGTCGACATCTCCCTCCCCCTGGGGCTGGCGACCGCGGCCGTGCTCTATCTGGTGCTGCTGGCGCTCTTCCCCGAGCCTCGCGGGGTCTACGGCCCGGCCGGGCCACGCATGGTCCGCGCCTCCGACGCCGAGGTCCCGGCCATCACCGGCGCCGCCGCGCCGCCGCTGGCCGCCGAGCAGGTCTGA
- a CDS encoding Lrp/AsnC family transcriptional regulator: MTTPPKVRRENDARPNPVVLDEISKQIIEQLQGDGRKPYAAIGKAVGLSEAAVRQRVQRLLDAGVIQIVAVTDPLVLGFPRQAMIGIKCEGDLEMVADELSAIKEIDYVVLTAGSLDIMVEVVCESDQHLLEILGKIRAIPTVHATETFVYLKLHKQTYSWGTR, from the coding sequence ATGACGACGCCACCCAAGGTACGCCGCGAGAACGACGCGAGGCCAAACCCCGTCGTCCTCGACGAGATCTCCAAGCAGATCATCGAACAGTTGCAGGGCGACGGGCGCAAGCCGTACGCCGCCATCGGCAAGGCCGTCGGCCTGTCCGAGGCCGCGGTCCGCCAGCGGGTCCAGCGCCTGCTCGACGCCGGGGTCATACAGATCGTCGCGGTCACCGACCCGCTGGTCCTGGGCTTCCCCCGGCAGGCCATGATCGGCATAAAGTGCGAGGGCGACCTGGAGATGGTGGCCGACGAGCTGTCGGCCATCAAGGAGATCGACTACGTCGTGCTGACCGCCGGATCCCTCGACATCATGGTCGAGGTCGTCTGCGAGAGCGACCAGCACCTCCTGGAGATTCTCGGCAAGATCCGCGCCATCCCCACCGTCCACGCCACGGAGACCTTCGTCTACCTCAAGCTCCACAAGCAGACCTACTCCTGGGGCACCCGCTAG
- a CDS encoding gamma-aminobutyraldehyde dehydrogenase has translation MTTPVENHESTRLRNYINGAFVDAKSGRFSDVIDPCTGEAYLQAPVSGAEDVDGAYAAAAAAFESWSGLTPGERANLLLKVADAIDARADELNEAECRNTGKPRARMAEDETPIAADHFRFFAGAARTLEGPTSGEFLADHTSVIRHEPVGVVGQVTPWNYPMMMAVWKIAPALAAGNTIVLKPSDTTPVSTLKLAEILGEVLPKGVFNVVVGDRETGALVVGHPTAQMVAITGSVGAGMAVAKTAAEDLKRVHLELGGKAPVVVFDDVKDLKAAAEAIATAGLYNGGQDCTAACRVLVHEDVHDEFVAALTEAAAGTVTGDLSNEDALYGPLNNADQLARVAAFFDRVPGHAKVLTGGHQVGDKGYFFAPTIVDGLQQDDEMVQNEVFGPVITVQTFSDEADAVAKANGVKYGLSSSVWTSDHGRAMRMSKRLDFGVVWVNTHIPFVSEMPHGGFKHSGYGKDLSVFGLHDYLRVKHVMHYIGE, from the coding sequence TTGACCACCCCGGTTGAGAACCATGAGTCCACCCGTCTGCGCAACTACATCAATGGTGCGTTCGTGGACGCCAAGAGCGGCCGATTCTCCGATGTCATCGACCCCTGCACCGGAGAGGCCTACCTCCAGGCGCCGGTCTCCGGTGCGGAGGACGTCGACGGAGCATACGCCGCCGCTGCCGCCGCCTTCGAGTCGTGGAGCGGTCTCACCCCGGGCGAGCGGGCCAACCTGCTGCTCAAGGTGGCGGACGCCATCGACGCCCGGGCCGACGAGCTGAACGAGGCGGAGTGCCGTAACACCGGCAAGCCCCGGGCCCGGATGGCCGAGGACGAGACGCCGATCGCCGCCGACCACTTCCGCTTCTTCGCGGGCGCCGCGCGCACCCTGGAGGGCCCGACCTCGGGCGAGTTCCTCGCCGACCACACCTCCGTCATCCGGCACGAGCCGGTCGGCGTCGTGGGCCAGGTCACGCCCTGGAACTACCCGATGATGATGGCGGTCTGGAAGATCGCCCCCGCGCTCGCCGCGGGCAACACCATCGTGCTCAAGCCCTCCGACACCACCCCGGTCTCCACCCTCAAGCTGGCCGAGATCCTCGGTGAGGTCCTGCCGAAGGGCGTCTTCAACGTCGTCGTCGGCGACCGCGAGACCGGCGCCCTCGTCGTCGGGCACCCGACGGCGCAGATGGTCGCGATCACCGGTTCGGTCGGCGCGGGCATGGCCGTGGCCAAGACCGCCGCCGAGGACCTCAAGCGGGTCCACCTGGAGCTCGGCGGCAAGGCCCCCGTCGTCGTCTTCGACGACGTCAAGGACCTCAAGGCCGCCGCCGAGGCCATCGCCACGGCCGGTCTCTACAACGGCGGCCAGGACTGCACCGCCGCCTGCCGCGTGCTGGTCCACGAGGACGTCCACGACGAGTTCGTCGCCGCGCTGACCGAGGCGGCCGCGGGCACCGTGACCGGTGACCTGTCCAACGAGGACGCGCTGTACGGCCCGCTCAACAACGCCGACCAGCTCGCCCGCGTCGCGGCCTTCTTCGACCGGGTCCCCGGTCACGCCAAGGTCCTGACCGGCGGTCACCAGGTCGGCGACAAGGGCTACTTCTTCGCCCCGACCATCGTCGACGGCCTCCAGCAGGACGACGAGATGGTGCAGAACGAGGTGTTCGGGCCCGTCATCACCGTCCAGACCTTCTCCGACGAGGCCGACGCGGTGGCCAAGGCCAACGGCGTCAAGTACGGGCTGTCGAGCTCGGTGTGGACCTCCGACCACGGCCGGGCCATGCGGATGTCGAAGCGTCTCGACTTCGGCGTCGTATGGGTCAACACCCACATCCCGTTCGTCTCCGAGATGCCGCACGGAGGGTTCAAGCACTCCGGTTACGGCAAGGACCTGTCCGTCTTCGGACTCCACGACTACCTCCGCGTCAAGCACGTAATGCACTACATCGGCGAATAG
- a CDS encoding ABC transporter ATP-binding protein: MTDIQAGTEAASAASTSAQVPAIELDGVVKEYLAHGEVVQAVKGVTLTIAEGEFFSLLGPSGCGKTTTMRMIAGFEDPSRGTVRLHGQDVTNVPPNKRDVNMVFQSYALFPHMNVWENVAFGLRRKKVGEAEIKRRVGEMLEIVALTGREKRRPREMSGGQQQRVALARALVNKPRALLLDEPLGALDLKLRQAMQIELKRIQREVGITFVYVTHDQSEALTMSDRIAVMNDGQVEQLASPREIYESPATTFVAGFIGTSNLLSGTVDRLVPGSAMLKLGQEGRVLVAGDGFRVADPIAVTVRPEKITISTEEPAGDVSIVPGVVSEVVYLGLYNSYTVSLADGAEVTVFQQNALDSTSTAERGDAVWLSWQPHHSYAIGS, translated from the coding sequence ATGACCGATATCCAGGCGGGCACGGAGGCGGCGTCGGCCGCCTCCACCTCCGCCCAGGTGCCCGCCATCGAGCTCGACGGAGTCGTCAAGGAATACCTCGCCCACGGAGAAGTCGTCCAGGCGGTGAAGGGTGTGACCCTGACGATCGCCGAAGGGGAGTTCTTCTCGCTCCTCGGCCCCTCCGGGTGCGGCAAGACCACCACGATGCGCATGATCGCCGGGTTCGAGGATCCGTCGCGCGGCACGGTGCGGTTGCACGGCCAGGACGTGACCAACGTGCCGCCCAACAAGCGCGACGTGAACATGGTGTTCCAGTCCTACGCGCTGTTCCCGCACATGAACGTCTGGGAGAACGTCGCCTTCGGCCTCAGGCGCAAGAAGGTCGGCGAGGCCGAGATCAAGCGGCGCGTCGGCGAGATGCTGGAGATCGTGGCCCTCACCGGCCGCGAGAAGCGCCGCCCCCGGGAGATGTCCGGCGGCCAGCAGCAGCGGGTGGCCCTGGCCCGGGCCCTCGTCAACAAGCCCCGCGCGCTCCTGCTGGACGAGCCCCTCGGAGCGCTCGACCTCAAGCTCCGCCAGGCCATGCAGATCGAGCTCAAGCGCATCCAGCGCGAGGTCGGCATCACCTTCGTCTACGTCACGCACGACCAGAGCGAGGCGCTGACCATGAGCGACCGCATCGCCGTCATGAACGACGGCCAGGTCGAGCAGCTCGCCTCGCCCCGTGAGATCTACGAGAGCCCGGCCACCACCTTCGTGGCGGGTTTCATCGGCACCTCCAACCTGCTCAGCGGCACCGTGGACCGGCTCGTCCCCGGCTCGGCCATGCTTAAGCTGGGTCAGGAGGGCCGGGTCCTGGTGGCGGGAGACGGTTTCCGGGTCGCGGACCCGATCGCGGTCACCGTACGCCCCGAGAAGATCACCATCTCCACGGAGGAGCCGGCGGGCGATGTCAGCATCGTGCCCGGCGTCGTCTCCGAGGTGGTCTATCTGGGCCTCTACAACAGCTACACGGTGAGCCTGGCCGACGGCGCCGAGGTCACCGTCTTCCAGCAGAACGCGCTTGACAGCACGAGTACGGCAGAGCGTGGTGACGCCGTTTGGCTGTCGTGGCAGCCGCATCACTCGTACGCGATCGGAAGTTGA
- a CDS encoding ABC transporter substrate-binding protein, which translates to MTQSRSITRRDAFRLAGLSAAGLALAGCGVQGKKVEAPKADAVTDYWASQKQNGTLRFANWPLYIDKDGKKYPSLEMFTADTGIKVTYQEAIQDNTTFFGKIQPLLAANNDIGYDLMVMTNGLQLSKAMALGYLVPLDHSKLPNFAANAAQKVKNPTWDPGNTHTIPWTVGLTGIAYNPKYVDEVKSIEDLWNPKYKGKVGMMLDTQEVANFGLFALGIDPDKSTEADWRKAGDKLRQQRDAGLVRKYYENDYVDALVRGDVWITMAWSGDIFQQVAEGKDLRFVVPEEGGTIWTDNMCIPKTAQNPVDALTLMDYVYQPKIATMLVEYINYITPVPATKDLVLADAAKAKGEDKASLEQIANSPMIFPSDADMARLRSYKALTTAEEKVFESIFQPVTQG; encoded by the coding sequence ATGACGCAGAGCCGCTCGATCACCCGCCGTGACGCCTTCCGCCTGGCGGGGCTGTCGGCGGCGGGCCTGGCCCTGGCCGGCTGCGGAGTCCAGGGCAAGAAGGTCGAGGCGCCCAAGGCGGACGCCGTCACCGACTACTGGGCCTCCCAGAAGCAGAACGGCACCCTGCGCTTCGCCAACTGGCCGCTCTACATCGACAAGGACGGCAAGAAGTATCCCTCCCTGGAGATGTTCACCGCCGACACCGGCATCAAGGTGACCTACCAGGAGGCCATCCAGGACAACACCACGTTCTTCGGCAAGATCCAGCCGCTGCTCGCCGCCAACAACGACATCGGCTACGACCTGATGGTCATGACCAACGGCCTCCAGCTCAGCAAGGCCATGGCGCTGGGCTATCTGGTCCCGCTGGACCACTCCAAGCTGCCGAACTTCGCGGCCAACGCGGCCCAGAAGGTCAAGAACCCGACCTGGGACCCGGGCAACACCCACACCATCCCGTGGACGGTCGGCCTGACCGGCATCGCCTACAACCCCAAGTACGTCGACGAGGTCAAGAGCATCGAGGACCTCTGGAACCCCAAGTACAAGGGCAAGGTCGGCATGATGCTCGACACCCAGGAGGTCGCCAACTTCGGCCTGTTCGCCCTGGGCATCGACCCCGACAAGTCCACCGAGGCCGACTGGCGCAAGGCCGGGGACAAGCTCCGGCAGCAGCGCGACGCGGGGCTGGTGCGCAAATACTACGAGAACGACTACGTCGACGCCCTCGTCCGGGGCGACGTGTGGATCACCATGGCCTGGTCGGGTGACATCTTCCAGCAGGTCGCCGAGGGCAAGGACCTCAGGTTCGTGGTGCCCGAGGAGGGCGGCACGATCTGGACCGACAACATGTGCATCCCCAAGACCGCGCAGAACCCGGTGGACGCCCTGACGTTGATGGACTACGTCTACCAGCCCAAGATCGCCACGATGCTGGTCGAATACATCAACTACATCACCCCGGTGCCGGCCACCAAGGATCTGGTCCTCGCCGACGCCGCCAAGGCCAAGGGTGAGGACAAGGCGTCCCTGGAGCAGATCGCCAACAGCCCGATGATCTTCCCCTCCGACGCCGACATGGCCAGGCTGCGCTCCTACAAGGCACTGACCACGGCCGAGGAGAAGGTCTTCGAGTCCATCTTCCAGCCGGTCACCCAGGGCTGA
- a CDS encoding ABC transporter permease, whose protein sequence is MKRLAPYLLILPGGLWLAIFLVVPMVFMASVSTQEGDVVNGFVQTFNFSVYGDALAQYQTQFLRSAGYGLTATVISVVLAYPMAYWIAFKGGPRKSTYLLLVLLPFFVSFVLRTVSWKFLLADDGMLLAPLKSAGLVSGDFHVLQTTVAVIGGLVYNYLPFMILPIYVALERVDPRVVEAAQDLYAARREAFTKVVLPLSLPGVFAGVLMTFVPMTADYVNAGILGGPENTMIGNIIQTEYLVNNDYPTAAALSFTLMAAMLIGIFAYAKALGTENVLEAAAR, encoded by the coding sequence ATGAAACGCCTCGCCCCCTACCTGCTCATCCTGCCGGGCGGCCTCTGGCTGGCGATCTTCCTGGTGGTGCCGATGGTCTTCATGGCCTCGGTCTCCACCCAGGAGGGCGACGTGGTGAACGGGTTCGTCCAGACGTTCAACTTCTCGGTGTACGGCGACGCGCTGGCCCAGTACCAGACGCAGTTCCTGCGCTCGGCCGGCTACGGCCTGACCGCGACGGTCATCTCCGTCGTGCTGGCCTACCCGATGGCCTACTGGATCGCCTTCAAGGGCGGCCCGCGCAAGTCCACCTACCTGCTGCTGGTGCTGCTGCCGTTCTTCGTCTCGTTCGTGCTGCGCACGGTGTCGTGGAAGTTCCTGCTGGCCGACGACGGCATGCTGCTGGCACCGCTGAAGTCGGCGGGCCTGGTGTCCGGAGACTTCCACGTGCTGCAGACGACGGTGGCGGTGATCGGCGGCCTGGTCTACAACTACCTGCCGTTCATGATCCTGCCGATCTACGTCGCGCTGGAGCGGGTGGACCCCCGGGTGGTCGAGGCAGCCCAGGACCTGTACGCCGCCCGGCGTGAGGCGTTCACCAAGGTCGTGCTGCCGCTCTCGCTGCCGGGCGTGTTCGCCGGGGTGCTGATGACGTTCGTCCCGATGACGGCGGACTACGTCAACGCCGGCATCCTCGGCGGCCCGGAGAACACGATGATCGGCAACATCATCCAGACCGAATACCTCGTCAACAACGACTATCCGACCGCCGCCGCGCTGTCGTTCACGCTGATGGCGGCGATGCTGATCGGTATCTTCGCCTACGCCAAGGCGCTCGGCACCGAGAACGTGCTGGAGGCGGCGGCCCGATGA
- a CDS encoding ABC transporter permease, protein MSTTGLGAAAPAAAQETAPAGRGRSRTRIGDRLLKVYVWLIIAWLFLPIAVMIVFGFNDTKSKSNVTWQGFTLNWWGRLGEYPELTRAVVNSLQIAVLSTLITTVIGTLMGLALGRYRFRGQGATNLVMFAAIASPELVMGASLLSLFISSGVQTGFVTVVIAHVLFSLSFVAITVRARVIGLDRSIEEAARDLGASTWVTFWRVTFPMILPGVVAGALLAFALSIDDFVITQFTSGALQTFPLWIWGATRIGVPPQVNIIGTLIFAVGVAIAVFNTVLSRRRT, encoded by the coding sequence ATGAGCACCACTGGACTCGGCGCGGCGGCCCCGGCGGCCGCCCAGGAGACGGCGCCCGCCGGGCGTGGGCGGAGCAGGACCCGGATCGGCGACCGGCTGCTCAAGGTCTACGTCTGGCTGATCATCGCCTGGCTGTTCCTGCCGATCGCAGTCATGATCGTTTTCGGCTTCAACGACACCAAGAGCAAGTCGAACGTGACCTGGCAGGGCTTCACCCTGAACTGGTGGGGCCGGCTGGGCGAATATCCCGAGCTGACCAGGGCCGTGGTCAACTCGCTCCAGATCGCCGTGCTCTCCACGCTGATCACGACGGTCATCGGCACGCTCATGGGCCTGGCCCTGGGCCGCTACCGCTTCCGCGGGCAGGGTGCGACCAACCTCGTGATGTTCGCCGCCATCGCCTCGCCGGAGCTCGTCATGGGAGCCTCGCTGCTGTCGCTGTTCATCAGCAGCGGGGTGCAGACCGGCTTCGTGACCGTGGTCATCGCGCACGTGCTGTTCTCCCTGTCGTTCGTGGCCATCACCGTGCGGGCCCGGGTGATCGGGCTGGACCGCTCGATCGAGGAGGCCGCCCGTGACCTGGGCGCCTCCACGTGGGTGACGTTCTGGCGGGTGACGTTCCCGATGATCCTGCCCGGCGTCGTCGCGGGCGCGCTGCTGGCGTTCGCGCTCTCCATCGACGACTTCGTGATCACCCAGTTCACCAGCGGGGCCCTCCAGACGTTCCCGCTGTGGATCTGGGGCGCCACCCGTATCGGGGTGCCGCCACAGGTCAACATCATCGGAACCCTTATATTCGCGGTAGGCGTCGCGATCGCCGTGTTCAACACGGTGCTCTCGCGCCGCCGCACCTAG
- a CDS encoding NAD(P)/FAD-dependent oxidoreductase, translating to MDPLKALADAERKPYWLDSPAKPEPQPRLFGNTTADLAVVGGGFSGLWTALMAKERDPSLDVVLLEGRRIGWAASGRNGGFAMATLTHGIANGLERWPEEVATLERLGLANLDEIGETVARYDIDCGYERTGELNVATEPWQLEEMRESVQIAHELGIRFDVLDADQIRAEVNSPTYIGGFWERDGCAMVDPARLAWGLRQACLSVGVRIYERTPVRNIKDTQASMDLLTPHGTVRAARVALGTGVFQPLLRRLKHFLVPVYDYALMTEPLSAEQLASVGWHNRQGVGDSANQFHYYRLTADNRILWGGYDAVYYNGGKIKPEYEQRDETFVKLAGHFATTFPQLSELRFTHRWGGVIDTCSRFSAFYGQSHGGRLAYAVGYTGMGVGATRFGANVMLDLLNGEPTERTELRMVKEKPLPFPPEPVRSAGIQMTRWSIAQADLHQGRRNLWLRTLDRMGLGFDS from the coding sequence GTGGATCCGCTGAAGGCTCTTGCTGATGCGGAGCGCAAGCCGTACTGGCTCGACAGTCCGGCGAAACCCGAGCCGCAGCCGCGGCTCTTCGGAAACACGACCGCCGATCTGGCGGTGGTCGGCGGAGGCTTCTCGGGGCTGTGGACCGCCCTGATGGCCAAGGAACGAGACCCGTCGCTCGACGTGGTCCTGCTCGAAGGACGCAGGATCGGCTGGGCGGCGTCCGGCCGCAACGGCGGCTTCGCGATGGCGACGCTCACCCACGGGATCGCCAACGGGCTGGAGCGCTGGCCCGAGGAGGTCGCCACGCTTGAGCGACTGGGGCTGGCCAACCTCGACGAGATCGGCGAGACCGTCGCCAGATACGACATCGACTGCGGCTACGAGCGCACCGGCGAGCTGAACGTGGCCACCGAGCCCTGGCAGCTTGAGGAGATGCGCGAGAGTGTCCAGATCGCCCACGAGCTGGGCATCCGCTTCGACGTCCTCGACGCGGACCAGATCCGGGCGGAGGTGAACTCTCCCACCTACATCGGCGGCTTCTGGGAGCGCGACGGCTGCGCCATGGTCGACCCCGCCCGGCTGGCCTGGGGGCTCCGGCAGGCCTGCCTCTCCGTGGGCGTGCGCATCTACGAGCGCACGCCGGTCAGGAACATCAAGGACACCCAGGCGAGCATGGACCTGCTCACCCCGCACGGCACCGTCAGGGCCGCCAGGGTCGCCCTCGGCACCGGCGTGTTCCAGCCGCTGCTGCGGCGGCTGAAGCACTTCCTGGTGCCGGTCTACGACTACGCGCTGATGACCGAGCCGCTCTCCGCCGAGCAGCTCGCCTCCGTCGGCTGGCACAACCGGCAGGGCGTCGGAGACTCGGCCAACCAGTTCCACTACTACCGGCTGACCGCCGACAACCGCATCCTCTGGGGCGGCTACGACGCGGTCTACTACAACGGCGGCAAGATCAAGCCGGAGTACGAACAGCGCGACGAGACCTTCGTCAAGCTGGCCGGGCACTTCGCCACGACGTTCCCGCAGCTGTCGGAGCTCCGCTTCACCCACCGGTGGGGCGGCGTCATCGACACCTGCAGCCGCTTCAGCGCCTTCTACGGCCAGTCGCACGGCGGGCGTCTCGCCTACGCCGTCGGCTACACCGGGATGGGCGTCGGCGCGACCCGCTTCGGCGCGAACGTCATGCTCGACCTGCTCAACGGCGAGCCGACCGAACGGACGGAGCTGCGGATGGTCAAGGAGAAGCCGCTGCCCTTCCCGCCCGAGCCGGTCCGCTCGGCCGGGATCCAGATGACCCGCTGGTCGATCGCCCAGGCCGACCTCCACCAGGGCCGCCGCAACCTCTGGCTGCGCACCCTGGACCGGATGGGCCTCGGGTTCGACTCGTAG